The sequence below is a genomic window from Clostridium putrefaciens.
GAATCAAGATAAAATAATTAAAAATAAAAATGAGAGCAAAGAAACAACGGTATTTAACAAATCCTATATGGTTATGATTTTAGCATTAATAAGTTGCTTTTTATGGGGGAGTGCTTTTCCTTCAGTAAAGGTAGGGTATGAAATATTTTCAATAGCCGGAAATGATACATATCAGAAGATAACTTTTGCAGGTTTTAGATTTTTAATATCAGCTATTATGATCTTCATATTTTGCATGGTAACAGGAAGAACTTTAAAAATAAAAAAAGAAGATCTATCAAAGGTAGCATTTTTAGGGATTGTACAAACATCCATACAATATGTGTTTTTTTATATAGGACTTTCAAATACTACAGGTACCAAGGGTTCTATATTAGCGGCTACAACTACATTCTTTAGTGTTATTATTGCTCACTTCTTTTATAAAGAAGATAAGCTTAGTTTTAGAAGAATAGTTGGGGTAGTTCTTGGATTTATAGGTGTAGCTATTGTAAATATGAATGGTGGCAAGATTCAAGGTGGATTTACATTTACGGGAGAAGGATTTGTTGTAATATCTAGTTTAGTAGGTGCTTTAGCGGGTATATATACTAAAAAGATATCAAAAGATATATCGACATTTGCTATTTCATCATACCAATTATTTATTGGATCTATATTTTTAATAGTATCAGGATTTATGGGGGGAGCTAGAGGCCTTAACTTTACACCTAAAGGTGCAGTACTTCTTTTATATCTAGGATTTATATCTGCAGCAGCTTTTTCTATATGGACAGTTTTACTTAAGTATAATGGTGTTGGGAAGGTTACTATATATAAGTTTTCTATACCTTTATTTGGGGTGTTTTTATCCTACGTATTTCTTGGTGAGAGATCCCTTGGAACTAATGTTATAATTGCTGTTATATTGGTTATACTAGGTATAATACTAATTAACACAGAGCCAAAGGCTAACTCTAATATGAAGTCATAGCTCATAAATAGATAGGTAGTTGTATTTCAAAATGAAGATTTAAAAACATGTACAGTAAAATTAAAATAAAAGCTCTTTGTTAAAATTATTAACAAAGAGCTTTTATTTTAAAATATAAATAATTTAAAACCTAAATAACTAAAAATCTAATGCATCTGCATGGTATGAGCTTCTAACTAAAGGTGCAGAAGAAACCCTCTTAAAACCTAAAGAAAGAGCAACATCTTTATAATAATCAAACTTTTGTGGAGTTATATATTCTACAACATCAAGATGCTTTAATGTCGGTTGTAGATATTGTCCTAAAGTTAACATGTCGCAATGTACATCTACAAGTCTTTTCATTGCTCTAATTATTTGATCTTCTGTTTCTCCAAGGCCTAGCATAATTCCAGATTTAGTTTTCATATTTGGTTTTTGGATTTTTACATACTCAAGAAGACCTAGGGATCTTTCAAACACTGCCATAGGTCTTACTTTAGAATAAAGTTCAGGAACT
It includes:
- a CDS encoding DMT family transporter, with amino-acid sequence MKLNNYKGTNEKKDKNQDKIIKNKNESKETTVFNKSYMVMILALISCFLWGSAFPSVKVGYEIFSIAGNDTYQKITFAGFRFLISAIMIFIFCMVTGRTLKIKKEDLSKVAFLGIVQTSIQYVFFYIGLSNTTGTKGSILAATTTFFSVIIAHFFYKEDKLSFRRIVGVVLGFIGVAIVNMNGGKIQGGFTFTGEGFVVISSLVGALAGIYTKKISKDISTFAISSYQLFIGSIFLIVSGFMGGARGLNFTPKGAVLLLYLGFISAAAFSIWTVLLKYNGVGKVTIYKFSIPLFGVFLSYVFLGERSLGTNVIIAVILVILGIILINTEPKANSNMKS